A DNA window from Callospermophilus lateralis isolate mCalLat2 unplaced genomic scaffold, mCalLat2.hap1 Scaffold_1954, whole genome shotgun sequence contains the following coding sequences:
- the LOC143640358 gene encoding protein unc-93 homolog A-like, whose translation MERSLRNVLVVSFGFLLLFTAYGGLQNLQSSLYSEDGMGVATLGTLYGAVLLSSMFLPPILIKRCGCKWTIVGSTCCYVAFSLGNFYASWFTLIPTSILLGLGAAPLWSAQCTYLTVLGNTHAQEVGELGEDVVNQYFGIFFLIFQSSGVWGNLISSLVFGQTPTQEATPEEHPESCGANDCLMATAPTNSTHRPSQELIYTLLGIYIAIGVLAILLTAVFLEATEDSESQNEAETKPPRLGSTLLSTFKLFRDKRLCLLTLLPMYSGLQQGFLSGEYTRSFVTCVLGIQFVGYVMICFSASTALCSLLFGRLSHYTGRRAIYVLGTATHLSCIVALLLWRPRSSQMAVFFLLPGLWGMGDAVWQTQNNALFGTLFERNKEAAFASYRMWEALGFVAAFGYSSFLCVSVKLYILLGVLAVAMVSYGTVEYLESRSPVKTLTATQTSQAVEEETGTAM comes from the exons ATGGAGAGAAGCCTGAGGAACGTCCTCGTGGTCTCCTTTggattcctcctcctcttcacagcCTACGGAGGTCTGCAGAACCTGCAG AGCAGCCTCTACAGCGAGGACGGCATGGGGGTGGCGACGCTTGGCACGCTCTACGGCGCTGTCCTCCTGTCCTCCATGTTCCTTCCACCCATTCTCATCAAGAGATGTGGCTGCAAGTGGACCATTGTTGGCTCCACGTGCTGCTATGTGGCCTTCTCCCTGGGCAACTTCTACGCCAGCTG GTTCACCTTGATCCCCACCTCCATCTTGCTGGGGCTGGGAGCGGCCCCCCTGTGGTCTGCTCAGTGCACCTACCTCACGGTCCTGGGGAACACGCATGCACAGGAAGTGGGCGAGCTCGGCGAGGACGTGGTGAACCAGTACTTCGGCATCTTCTTCCTCATCTTCCAGTCCTCTGGGGTGTGGGGCAACTTGATCTCCTCTCTGGTGTTTGGGCAGACTCCCACTCAAG AGGCCACCCCAGAGGAGCACCCCGAGTCTTGTGGGGCCAACGACTGCCTGATGGCCACAGCACCCACCAACAGCACCCACCGCCCCTCCCAGGAGCTGATCTACACACTGCTGGGCATCTACATCG CGATTGGCGTCCTGGCCATCCTGCTGACAGCCGTGTTTCTGGAAGCCACAGAGGACAGTGAATCCCAGAACGAGGCCGAGACGAAGCCACCACGCCTTGGGTCCACCTTACTGTCAACCTTCAAGCTCTTCAGGGACAAGCGCCTGTGCCTCCTGACCCTGCTGCCGATGTACAGTGGACTGCAGCAGGGGTTCCTCTCTGGAGAGTACACCAGG TCCTTCGTCACCTGCGTCCTGGGCATCCAGTTTGTGGGCTACGTGATGATCTGCTTCTCTGCGTCCACTGCGCTCTGCTCTCTGTTGTTTGGGAGGCTCTCCCACTACACGGGCAGGAGAGCCATCTACGTGCTGG GTACAGCCACCCACCTCTCCTGCATCGTGGCCCTCCTGCTGTGGCGTCCACGCTCCTCCCAGATGGCAGTGTTCTTCCTGCTCCCCGGCCTCTGGGGCATGGGGGACGCTGTCTGGCAGACGCAGAACAAT G CTCTCTTTGGCACCCTGTTCGAGAGGAACAAGGAAGCGGCTTTCGCCAGTTatcgcatgtgggaggccctgggcttCGTCGCCGCCTTCGGCTACAGCTCCTTTCTCTGTGTCAGTGTCAAGCTCTACATCCTGCTGGGCGTCCTGGCAGTGGCCATGGTCTCCTACGGGACTGTTGAGTACCTGGAATCCAGGAGCCCGGTCAAGACCCTCACGGCCACACAGACCAGCCAAGCAGTGGAGGAAGAGACGGGGACAGCGATGTGA